One Mangrovimonas cancribranchiae DNA segment encodes these proteins:
- a CDS encoding 3-hydroxyacyl-ACP dehydratase, producing the protein MLIKDFYILNHLAVADNVATANITINKDHEVFKGHFPNNPVTPGVCMMQIIKELTQKVVNKTLFMEASSNVKFMAIINPEKTPDLTLTLNITEEDTHIKVKNVTKFNDTVALKLNTTFKIM; encoded by the coding sequence ATGCTAATAAAGGATTTTTATATACTTAATCATTTAGCTGTTGCCGATAACGTGGCAACAGCTAATATTACCATTAATAAAGACCATGAGGTTTTTAAAGGACATTTCCCAAACAACCCGGTAACACCAGGAGTTTGTATGATGCAAATTATTAAAGAGCTCACACAAAAAGTGGTAAATAAAACGTTGTTTATGGAAGCGTCTAGCAACGTAAAATTCATGGCTATTATTAACCCTGAAAAAACACCAGACTTAACTCTTACGCTTAATATTACAGAAGAAGACACACACATTAAAGTAAAAAACGTCACAAAGTTTAACGATACTGTGGCATTAAAATTGAACACAACATTCAAAATCATGTAA
- a CDS encoding MMPL family transporter gives MVNFFYRLFKKIQSNKLLGILGFFIILLTLGYFSSKITFEEDITKLIPTNDKNAEAQKVLKTVNFADKIIVHITATPKGNINDLTQYAEVFIDSLNQNAANYITSIQGKVEDKAIGNTMTFVYNNLPLFIDASDYKNIAQKLNKDSLDTVTKSNYKTLVSPSGIVAKKTILKDPLGLSFIGLKKLQNLSIGDGFSVQNGFIVSKDKKHVLLFISPKHAASETAENTELSNILYRLNNELNTVYGKKVTAEYFGGALIAVENAKQIKHDIQFTVGIAMTVLLIILIVFYKKLLLPIILFIPTVVGALLAITVLYFIRDKISAISLGIGSVLLGVTLDYALHILTHIRSNNNIKSLYTEISKPVLMSSLTTALAFLCLLFLNSQALQDLGIFAAISVIGASVFALIFIPQVYRQQQEKGLTTTLIDKFSAIPLHKKTGVFIGLSILLIISCFTYNNVSFNNDITKLNYEPPKLMAAQKRLDTLTNIASKSVYIAAYGTTLEDALAANDVVYKKLSALKENGSILNFSSIGALVQSHALQEKKLIEWNAFWNDSIKKFTKNQLIESGSKLGFKPKTYQPFYNLLQRDFTTLSSNDYNTLNTINVSDYISTKQQFTTVTSLVKLDHDQLGQLNKTFQSLPNTLVIDRQGMNETFLGNLKNDFNRLVGYSLIVVLLVLLVFYRSFSLTLVTSIPIALTWFTTIGLMGLLGIEFNIFNIIISTFIFGLGVDYSIFITNGLLHEHRTDENKLPTHKTSVILSVITTILGVGIMIFAKHPALYTISLVSIIGILSALLISFTIQPILFKLFIGSKTKRPISFRVLIHSMLSFLYYGLGTFLLPLLGMLLFKIIPVSKKVKMPWFHKIAGKFLTSVLYSNPFVKKKIINSTGETFEKPAVIIANHTSFLDTLAIEMLHHKVIFLVNDWVYNSPVFGQVMKFVGYYPVSEGIEGGLDHLQTKIDQGYSLVVFPEGTRSYTNKMKRFHKGAFFLADKFNLDILPVFIHGNSEVIPKGSFPIRNGSITLNILPRITPDDVNFGKIPRERTKKISAYFKQAFIDFRKTFESDTYFHSLVLEEYRYKGDVLYHTVKKDLKSYSKTYKSILDTVDKKATIIHASKDSGELDILLALDGPGRNITSIIKTSSTRQILNNSYIANTHYNIQFVDDITLSNINKPLTLIISTSQLSNTIKDLLKTSLPASCILLKDGKTVKNTLIEEFKYHVQTEDNNVITLKK, from the coding sequence ATGGTTAATTTCTTTTATAGACTCTTTAAAAAAATCCAATCTAATAAGCTATTAGGCATACTAGGGTTTTTTATCATTTTATTGACATTAGGATATTTTAGTTCGAAAATTACGTTTGAAGAGGATATTACAAAACTTATTCCCACCAACGATAAAAATGCCGAAGCTCAAAAGGTTTTAAAAACGGTAAATTTTGCCGATAAAATTATCGTTCATATTACCGCAACACCTAAAGGTAATATAAACGACTTAACACAATATGCCGAGGTTTTTATAGATAGTTTAAACCAAAACGCAGCAAATTATATTACATCTATTCAAGGCAAGGTTGAGGACAAAGCTATTGGTAATACCATGACCTTTGTTTACAACAACTTACCGCTTTTTATTGATGCTTCAGATTATAAAAACATTGCACAAAAACTAAATAAAGACAGCCTAGACACGGTTACTAAAAGCAATTATAAAACCTTGGTATCGCCTTCTGGAATTGTGGCTAAAAAAACCATTTTGAAAGATCCATTAGGATTGTCGTTTATCGGACTTAAAAAGCTTCAAAATTTAAGTATTGGTGATGGGTTTAGTGTTCAAAATGGATTTATTGTTAGTAAAGACAAAAAACATGTACTGTTATTTATTTCACCTAAACACGCCGCTAGTGAAACTGCCGAGAATACCGAGCTTTCAAACATTTTATATCGTTTAAACAATGAACTTAATACTGTTTATGGCAAAAAAGTAACCGCCGAATATTTTGGAGGCGCTTTAATTGCAGTTGAAAACGCCAAACAAATAAAACACGACATACAATTTACTGTAGGTATTGCTATGACGGTGTTACTTATTATTCTTATCGTATTTTACAAAAAATTGCTGCTCCCTATTATTTTATTTATTCCTACAGTAGTTGGAGCTTTATTAGCCATTACTGTGCTGTATTTTATTCGCGATAAAATTTCGGCCATATCGTTAGGAATTGGATCAGTGCTTTTGGGGGTAACTCTAGATTATGCGTTACATATTCTCACTCACATAAGAAGCAACAACAATATTAAATCATTATACACAGAGATTTCGAAACCTGTTTTAATGAGTAGTTTAACTACTGCTTTGGCCTTTTTATGCTTACTGTTTTTAAACTCTCAAGCTCTACAAGATTTAGGTATTTTTGCCGCTATTAGCGTTATTGGAGCTTCTGTTTTTGCCCTTATTTTTATCCCACAAGTATACCGTCAGCAACAAGAAAAAGGACTAACTACAACCTTAATCGATAAATTTTCGGCCATTCCGTTGCATAAAAAAACGGGTGTATTTATAGGTTTAAGTATTTTACTAATTATATCGTGTTTTACATATAATAACGTCTCCTTTAATAACGATATTACCAAATTAAATTACGAGCCACCTAAACTTATGGCTGCTCAAAAACGATTGGACACACTCACTAACATCGCATCAAAATCGGTTTATATAGCGGCTTACGGAACAACTCTAGAAGACGCTTTAGCGGCTAACGATGTTGTTTATAAAAAACTATCGGCCTTAAAAGAAAACGGTAGCATCCTTAATTTTAGTTCTATCGGGGCTTTAGTTCAGTCTCATGCTTTGCAAGAAAAAAAACTTATTGAGTGGAATGCGTTTTGGAACGATTCTATTAAAAAGTTCACAAAAAATCAACTGATTGAAAGTGGTTCTAAACTAGGGTTTAAGCCTAAAACATATCAACCGTTTTATAATTTATTACAACGTGATTTCACGACATTAAGTAGTAACGATTACAATACCTTAAACACTATAAATGTATCCGATTATATTTCTACAAAACAGCAATTTACAACCGTAACTTCGTTAGTAAAATTAGATCACGATCAGTTAGGTCAACTCAACAAAACTTTTCAATCGCTACCCAACACACTTGTTATTGATAGGCAAGGAATGAACGAAACCTTTTTAGGCAATTTAAAAAACGACTTTAATCGCTTAGTAGGTTATTCTTTAATTGTGGTATTGCTTGTTTTATTAGTGTTCTACCGAAGTTTTTCATTAACTCTAGTAACGAGTATCCCTATTGCCTTAACATGGTTTACAACCATTGGTTTAATGGGATTATTAGGTATTGAATTTAATATTTTTAATATTATTATTTCCACCTTTATTTTTGGCTTAGGTGTGGATTATAGTATTTTTATTACGAATGGTTTGCTTCATGAACACAGAACTGACGAAAACAAATTACCCACACATAAAACCTCGGTAATTTTATCGGTTATTACAACTATTTTAGGCGTTGGCATCATGATATTTGCCAAACACCCTGCGTTATATACCATTTCTTTAGTTTCTATTATTGGTATTCTTTCTGCATTGCTTATATCGTTTACAATACAACCTATATTATTCAAGTTATTTATTGGTAGTAAAACTAAACGCCCCATAAGTTTTAGGGTTTTAATACACTCTATGTTATCGTTTCTATATTATGGCTTAGGCACGTTTTTATTACCGCTTTTAGGAATGCTCTTGTTTAAAATTATTCCTGTTAGTAAGAAAGTAAAAATGCCTTGGTTTCATAAAATAGCTGGTAAGTTCTTAACATCGGTTTTATATTCTAACCCATTTGTGAAGAAAAAAATTATTAACTCCACTGGAGAAACATTTGAAAAACCTGCTGTTATTATTGCCAATCACACGTCGTTTTTAGACACTTTGGCTATTGAAATGTTGCATCATAAAGTTATTTTCCTAGTTAACGATTGGGTCTATAACTCACCCGTGTTTGGCCAAGTGATGAAATTTGTAGGATACTATCCCGTTTCCGAAGGTATTGAAGGTGGTTTAGATCATCTTCAAACTAAAATAGATCAAGGATATTCTTTAGTCGTCTTCCCAGAAGGCACACGTTCATACACCAATAAAATGAAACGCTTTCATAAAGGCGCCTTCTTTTTAGCCGATAAATTTAATTTAGATATTTTACCTGTTTTTATTCATGGTAATTCCGAAGTTATCCCTAAAGGGAGTTTTCCTATTAGAAACGGAAGTATTACACTAAATATATTACCTAGAATAACACCAGATGATGTAAATTTTGGTAAAATACCTAGAGAACGCACCAAAAAGATAAGTGCTTATTTTAAGCAAGCTTTTATCGATTTTAGAAAAACATTTGAAAGCGACACGTATTTTCATAGCTTGGTTTTAGAAGAATATCGCTACAAAGGCGATGTGTTATATCATACCGTAAAAAAGGACTTAAAATCTTACAGCAAAACATATAAAAGCATTTTAGATACTGTGGATAAGAAAGCCACCATTATTCATGCCTCAAAAGACTCTGGAGAACTAGATATACTTTTAGCTTTAGATGGTCCAGGAAGAAACATCACATCAATAATTAAAACCTCATCAACAAGGCAAATTTTAAACAACAGCTATATCGCTAACACACATTATAACATTCAATTTGTAGATGATATTACGCTTTCTAATATTAACAAACCGCTTACGTTAATTATCAGTACGTCTCAACTTTCTAACACGATAAAAGACTTATTAAAAACATCGTTGCCTGCTTCTTGTATTTTATTAAAAGATGGCAAAACAGTTAAAAACACTTTAATAGAAGAATTTAAATATCACGTACAAACCGAAGATAACAACGTTATAACCTTAAAAAAATGA
- a CDS encoding DUF2062 domain-containing protein encodes MNPTLTNQKIDSLNVCVIIPTYNNDRTLQRVIDGVLEYTKHLIVVNDGATDNTKNILSNYNDLTLITFTENKGKGVALREGFKKAINLGYDFAITIDSDGQHFPNDIPVFINALEQHQTKNVLFIGARNMEQESVPGKSSFGNKFSNFWFWFETGIKLQDTQSGFRLYPLQVIKNLHFFTTKFEFEIEVIVKSAWKDVDVKNIPIQVLYDENERISHFRPFKDFTRISILNTWLVFLTLVYIKPRNFFRNFKKKGVKQFFIEDVLGSYDSPKKKALSIALGVFIGLTPLWGLHSVLVIFLAIFLNLNKAIAFAFSNVSIPPFIPFIIYTSTKIGEKILGVQNTYKLDEITQNFEFVKHLKTYIVGSFTLATISACIFGVISYLFFLMFNKKNTAKNHG; translated from the coding sequence GTGAACCCTACCCTTACCAACCAAAAAATAGACAGCTTAAATGTTTGTGTGATTATTCCCACTTACAATAACGACCGTACATTACAACGTGTTATAGATGGTGTTTTAGAATATACTAAACACCTTATTGTTGTAAACGATGGCGCTACAGATAACACAAAAAACATCCTTTCTAATTATAACGACTTAACCCTAATTACGTTTACAGAAAACAAAGGTAAAGGTGTTGCTTTAAGAGAAGGATTCAAAAAAGCGATTAATTTAGGGTACGATTTTGCGATAACTATCGATTCAGATGGGCAACATTTCCCTAACGATATTCCTGTTTTTATTAATGCTCTAGAACAACATCAAACAAAAAATGTGCTGTTTATTGGTGCCCGAAATATGGAACAAGAAAGTGTTCCTGGGAAAAGCAGTTTTGGCAATAAATTTTCTAATTTTTGGTTTTGGTTTGAAACAGGTATAAAATTACAAGACACACAATCTGGGTTTAGGCTATATCCGTTACAAGTCATTAAAAACCTACACTTTTTCACAACAAAATTCGAGTTTGAAATTGAAGTCATTGTAAAATCGGCATGGAAAGATGTGGATGTAAAAAACATCCCTATTCAAGTGCTTTACGATGAAAACGAACGCATATCACATTTTAGACCTTTTAAAGACTTCACACGCATAAGCATTTTAAATACCTGGTTAGTGTTTTTAACCTTGGTGTATATTAAGCCAAGAAACTTTTTTAGAAATTTTAAAAAAAAAGGCGTTAAACAATTTTTTATTGAAGATGTTTTAGGAAGTTACGATTCGCCTAAGAAAAAAGCACTTTCAATTGCCTTGGGAGTATTTATAGGCTTAACACCTTTATGGGGGTTACATAGTGTATTGGTTATTTTTTTAGCTATTTTTTTAAACCTTAATAAAGCCATTGCGTTTGCCTTCTCTAACGTTAGTATTCCGCCATTTATTCCTTTTATAATCTATACGAGCACAAAAATTGGCGAGAAAATTTTAGGGGTACAAAACACCTATAAACTAGACGAAATTACACAGAATTTCGAATTTGTAAAACATTTAAAAACCTACATTGTTGGCAGTTTTACTTTAGCTACTATTTCGGCTTGTATTTTTGGCGTAATTAGTTATCTTTTCTTTTTGATGTTCAATAAAAAGAATACAGCAAAAAACCATGGTTAA
- a CDS encoding porin family protein — translation MKKSILFLMIIALSATAFSQVKVHPGVRLGLNLSSVSNIDHADAKIGPNAAIFANIRFANFYALQPEATYSNQGAKDAIRYYNYSNSFDPGYYYYSEDLSIHYLGVALANKFYIVPNVGVHLIVGPAIDVKVADNLDDDSVIPVDFSLFGGVGYEFPFGLGIEARYKQGLLDIRDDFYDNYDEDNDDFWSSDSVLNGSIQFGVYYKFDF, via the coding sequence ATGAAAAAATCTATATTATTTTTAATGATTATAGCACTAAGCGCTACAGCTTTTTCGCAAGTAAAAGTGCATCCTGGGGTTAGATTAGGATTAAACTTATCTTCGGTTTCGAATATTGATCATGCCGATGCCAAAATTGGCCCCAATGCTGCAATCTTTGCAAACATCCGTTTTGCTAATTTTTATGCATTACAACCAGAAGCCACTTATAGTAATCAAGGCGCTAAAGACGCTATTCGCTACTATAACTATAGCAACTCTTTTGATCCAGGATATTATTACTATTCTGAAGATTTAAGCATCCATTACCTTGGTGTGGCTTTGGCTAATAAATTTTATATTGTTCCAAATGTTGGAGTTCATTTAATTGTTGGGCCTGCCATAGATGTAAAAGTAGCCGATAATCTAGATGATGACTCCGTTATACCAGTAGATTTCTCTCTTTTTGGTGGTGTTGGTTACGAGTTTCCTTTTGGGCTTGGTATTGAAGCACGATACAAACAAGGCCTTTTAGATATTAGAGACGACTTCTATGATAACTATGATGAAGATAACGACGATTTCTGGAGTAGCGACTCTGTACTTAATGGCTCAATTCAATTTGGCGTTTATTATAAATTTGACTTTTAA